The proteins below are encoded in one region of Coffea arabica cultivar ET-39 chromosome 4c, Coffea Arabica ET-39 HiFi, whole genome shotgun sequence:
- the LOC140005246 gene encoding cucumisin-like isoform X3 yields MAKSNPVSRPWLFLLAAAFISSFVSAEPDGNKKQYIVYMGDRPQGDFSASSQHSSLLQAALGRASDSLVYSYKRSFNGFVAKLTEEEMERLADMEGVVSVFPNGKKQLHTSRSWDFLGFPENAERNTVESDIIVGMLDTGIWPESESFDDSGFGPPPSKWKGNCETSDNFTCNNKIIGAKHYYLDGDQPLDEGEFASPRDSAGHGSHTASIAAGRMVKGASLYGLRSGTARGGVPSARIAVYKICWKDHCSDANVLAAFDDAIADGVDIISISVGGKLSVDYFEDSISIAAFHAMKHGILTSVSAGNLGYGTGGYLTNYSPWSLTVAPSTIDRKFVTNVRLGNGEVYKGVSINTFDLNGEYYPLVKGEDVLETGGDGNKTSRYGMPGSLGGDAQYSGKIVFSELSNGWAFATDGGAVGSIMQWDSGNDDASTYPISAAVLDQDPGNKVLNYITSTSNATATIDKSIEVGDIPAPFIASFSSRGPNPITVDILKPDISAPGVDILAAWSEATTVTGYAGDKRVVKYNFDSGTSMACPHATGAAAFVKSYNPTLSPAAIKSALMTTATIISAERDVDAEFAYGSGQINPLKAIHPGLVYDIEEADFVSFLCGQDYNITTLQLITGDSSVSCSKEKNISVWDLNYPAFTLSTPSGLVTRVFRRTLTNVADVGSTYKATITSAPELNIHVNPAALSFESFGEKQSFTVTVTANVTKHVTSGSLVWDDGVHQVRSPVVATSFQSARDENFIGSLLSGESSYEDFHAPSFCCRGTKSPYMKA; encoded by the exons ATGGCCAAATCAAATCCAGTATCAAGACCTTGGCTTTTCCTTCTTGCTGCAGCATTTATCAGTTCATTCGTTAGCGCAGAGCCTGATGgcaataaaaag CAATATATTGTTTACATGGGTGATCGTCCACAAGGAGATTTCTCAGCTTCATCCCAACACTCAAGCTTGCTACAAGCAGCACTGGGCAG GGCATCAGATTCCCTAGTCTACAGCTACAAGAGAAGCTTCAATGGTTTCGTCGCAAAGCTGACTGAAGAAGAGATGGAAAGACTAGCCG ACATGGAGGGGGTAGTCTCAGTTTTTCCAAATGGGAAAAAACAACTCCATACATCAAGGTCATGGGACTTCTTGGGCTTTCCTGAGAACGCTGAGAGAAATACTGTTGAAAGCGATATCATCGTAGGCATGCTAGACACTGGAATTTGGCCGGAATCTGAGAGCTTCGATGACTCGGGATTCGGTCCACCTCCAAGCAAATGGAAAGGCAATTGCGAAACTTCAGACAACTTCACCTGTAACAA CAAAATTATTGGAGCAAAACACTATTATCTAGATGGGGATCAGCCATTAGATGAAGGAGAATTTGCTTCACCTAGAGATTCTGCAGGTCATGGATCCCACACTGCATCCATAGCTGCCGGACGCATGGTAAAAGGGGCAAGTTTGTACGGCCTTCGTTCAGGGACAGCTCGAGGAGGGGTACCTTCTGCAAGAATAGCCGTTTACAAAATTTGTTGGAAAGATCATTGTTCGGACGCTAATGTTCTTGCAGCGTTCGACGATGCAATAGCCGATGGTGTTGACATAATATCCATATCAGTTGGAGGAAAATTGTCTGTTGATTACTTCGAAGATTCTATCAGcattgctgcatttcatgctaTGAAGCATGGAATCCTCACATCAGTCTCAGCTGGTAATTTGGGATACGGTACAGGGGGTTACCTCACTAATTACTCACCTTGGTCCCTCACTGTCGCTCCAAGTACCATAGATAGGAAATTTGTCACAAATGTGCGATTGGGAAATGGCGAAGTCTATAAG GGAGTCTCCATAAATACTTTCGACCTCAATGGCGAATATTACCCGCTCGTCAAGGGTGAGGATGTCCTTGAAACTGGTGGTGATGGAAataaaaccag CAGGTATGGCATGCCAGGATCATTGGGCGGCGACGCTCAGTATAGCGGAAAAATTGTCTTTAGCGAGCTCTCCAATGGTTGGGCGTTCGCAACTGACGGAGGTGCAGTCGGAAGTATAATGCAATGGGATTCTGGCAACGATGATGCCAGCACTTACCCCATATCTGCAGCTGTTTTGGACCAAGATCCTGGCAATAAAGTTCTTAATTACATTACTTCCACAAG TAATGCGACTGCAACCATTGACAAGAGTATTGAAGTCGGGGACATACCTGCTCCATTTATCGCTTCATTTTCATCAAGGGGACCAAATCCAATCACCGTGGACATTCTCAAG CCTGACATAAGTGCACCTGGGGTGGACATTCTAGCTGCATGGTCGGAGGCCACCACAGTGACGGGCTACGCAGGAGATAAAAGGGTAGTTAAATACAACTTCGACTCTGGGACATCCATGGCTTGTCCTCATGCTACGGGTGCAGCTGCTTTTGTTAAATCTTATAATCCTACCTTGTCCCCTGCTGCTATCAAATCGGCACTTATGACGACAG CAACAATTATAAGTGCAGAAAGGGATGTAGATGCTGAATTTGCTTATGGATCTGGTCAAATAAATCCCCTGAAAGCTATCCATCCCGGCTTAGTTTACGATATAGAAGAGGCAGATTTCGTGAGTTTCTTGTGCGGTCAGGATTACAACATCACAACTCTGCAACTCATCACCGGTGATAGCAGTGTTTCTTGcagcaaagaaaagaatataTCAGTCTGGGATCTGAATTACCCTGCATTTACACTTTCTACCCCTTCTGGACTAGTCACTCGGGTTTTTCGCAGGACCCTCACAAATGTTGCCGATGTTGGATCAACTTACAAGGCAACTATTACTTCTGCACCTGAACTAAACATTCATGTGAATCCCGCGGCTCTTTCCTTTGAATCTTTTGGGGAAAAGCAGTCATTTACCGTGACAGTTACAGCAAATGTTACCAAGCATGTAACTTCAGGCTCTTTGGTGTGGGATGATGGGGTGCATCAAGTTAGAAGCCCCGTTGTTGCAACTTCTTTCCAAAGCGCCAGGGATGAAAATTTTATTGGTAGTCTCTTGAGTGGAGAATCTTCATATGAAGACTTCCACGCTCCTTC TTTCTGTTGCAGGGGCACAAAGTCTCCATACATGAAGGCATAA
- the LOC140005246 gene encoding cucumisin-like isoform X1: protein MAKSNPVSRPWLFLLAAAFISSFVSAEPDGNKKQYIVYMGDRPQGDFSASSQHSSLLQAALGSTRASDSLVYSYKRSFNGFVAKLTEEEMERLADMEGVVSVFPNGKKQLHTSRSWDFLGFPENAERNTVESDIIVGMLDTGIWPESESFDDSGFGPPPSKWKGNCETSDNFTCNNKIIGAKHYYLDGDQPLDEGEFASPRDSAGHGSHTASIAAGRMVKGASLYGLRSGTARGGVPSARIAVYKICWKDHCSDANVLAAFDDAIADGVDIISISVGGKLSVDYFEDSISIAAFHAMKHGILTSVSAGNLGYGTGGYLTNYSPWSLTVAPSTIDRKFVTNVRLGNGEVYKGVSINTFDLNGEYYPLVKGEDVLETGGDGNKTSRYGMPGSLGGDAQYSGKIVFSELSNGWAFATDGGAVGSIMQWDSGNDDASTYPISAAVLDQDPGNKVLNYITSTSNATATIDKSIEVGDIPAPFIASFSSRGPNPITVDILKPDISAPGVDILAAWSEATTVTGYAGDKRVVKYNFDSGTSMACPHATGAAAFVKSYNPTLSPAAIKSALMTTATIISAERDVDAEFAYGSGQINPLKAIHPGLVYDIEEADFVSFLCGQDYNITTLQLITGDSSVSCSKEKNISVWDLNYPAFTLSTPSGLVTRVFRRTLTNVADVGSTYKATITSAPELNIHVNPAALSFESFGEKQSFTVTVTANVTKHVTSGSLVWDDGVHQVRSPVVATSFQSARDENFIGSLLSGESSYEDFHAPSFCCRGTKSPYMKA from the exons ATGGCCAAATCAAATCCAGTATCAAGACCTTGGCTTTTCCTTCTTGCTGCAGCATTTATCAGTTCATTCGTTAGCGCAGAGCCTGATGgcaataaaaag CAATATATTGTTTACATGGGTGATCGTCCACAAGGAGATTTCTCAGCTTCATCCCAACACTCAAGCTTGCTACAAGCAGCACTGGGCAG CACCAGGGCATCAGATTCCCTAGTCTACAGCTACAAGAGAAGCTTCAATGGTTTCGTCGCAAAGCTGACTGAAGAAGAGATGGAAAGACTAGCCG ACATGGAGGGGGTAGTCTCAGTTTTTCCAAATGGGAAAAAACAACTCCATACATCAAGGTCATGGGACTTCTTGGGCTTTCCTGAGAACGCTGAGAGAAATACTGTTGAAAGCGATATCATCGTAGGCATGCTAGACACTGGAATTTGGCCGGAATCTGAGAGCTTCGATGACTCGGGATTCGGTCCACCTCCAAGCAAATGGAAAGGCAATTGCGAAACTTCAGACAACTTCACCTGTAACAA CAAAATTATTGGAGCAAAACACTATTATCTAGATGGGGATCAGCCATTAGATGAAGGAGAATTTGCTTCACCTAGAGATTCTGCAGGTCATGGATCCCACACTGCATCCATAGCTGCCGGACGCATGGTAAAAGGGGCAAGTTTGTACGGCCTTCGTTCAGGGACAGCTCGAGGAGGGGTACCTTCTGCAAGAATAGCCGTTTACAAAATTTGTTGGAAAGATCATTGTTCGGACGCTAATGTTCTTGCAGCGTTCGACGATGCAATAGCCGATGGTGTTGACATAATATCCATATCAGTTGGAGGAAAATTGTCTGTTGATTACTTCGAAGATTCTATCAGcattgctgcatttcatgctaTGAAGCATGGAATCCTCACATCAGTCTCAGCTGGTAATTTGGGATACGGTACAGGGGGTTACCTCACTAATTACTCACCTTGGTCCCTCACTGTCGCTCCAAGTACCATAGATAGGAAATTTGTCACAAATGTGCGATTGGGAAATGGCGAAGTCTATAAG GGAGTCTCCATAAATACTTTCGACCTCAATGGCGAATATTACCCGCTCGTCAAGGGTGAGGATGTCCTTGAAACTGGTGGTGATGGAAataaaaccag CAGGTATGGCATGCCAGGATCATTGGGCGGCGACGCTCAGTATAGCGGAAAAATTGTCTTTAGCGAGCTCTCCAATGGTTGGGCGTTCGCAACTGACGGAGGTGCAGTCGGAAGTATAATGCAATGGGATTCTGGCAACGATGATGCCAGCACTTACCCCATATCTGCAGCTGTTTTGGACCAAGATCCTGGCAATAAAGTTCTTAATTACATTACTTCCACAAG TAATGCGACTGCAACCATTGACAAGAGTATTGAAGTCGGGGACATACCTGCTCCATTTATCGCTTCATTTTCATCAAGGGGACCAAATCCAATCACCGTGGACATTCTCAAG CCTGACATAAGTGCACCTGGGGTGGACATTCTAGCTGCATGGTCGGAGGCCACCACAGTGACGGGCTACGCAGGAGATAAAAGGGTAGTTAAATACAACTTCGACTCTGGGACATCCATGGCTTGTCCTCATGCTACGGGTGCAGCTGCTTTTGTTAAATCTTATAATCCTACCTTGTCCCCTGCTGCTATCAAATCGGCACTTATGACGACAG CAACAATTATAAGTGCAGAAAGGGATGTAGATGCTGAATTTGCTTATGGATCTGGTCAAATAAATCCCCTGAAAGCTATCCATCCCGGCTTAGTTTACGATATAGAAGAGGCAGATTTCGTGAGTTTCTTGTGCGGTCAGGATTACAACATCACAACTCTGCAACTCATCACCGGTGATAGCAGTGTTTCTTGcagcaaagaaaagaatataTCAGTCTGGGATCTGAATTACCCTGCATTTACACTTTCTACCCCTTCTGGACTAGTCACTCGGGTTTTTCGCAGGACCCTCACAAATGTTGCCGATGTTGGATCAACTTACAAGGCAACTATTACTTCTGCACCTGAACTAAACATTCATGTGAATCCCGCGGCTCTTTCCTTTGAATCTTTTGGGGAAAAGCAGTCATTTACCGTGACAGTTACAGCAAATGTTACCAAGCATGTAACTTCAGGCTCTTTGGTGTGGGATGATGGGGTGCATCAAGTTAGAAGCCCCGTTGTTGCAACTTCTTTCCAAAGCGCCAGGGATGAAAATTTTATTGGTAGTCTCTTGAGTGGAGAATCTTCATATGAAGACTTCCACGCTCCTTC TTTCTGTTGCAGGGGCACAAAGTCTCCATACATGAAGGCATAA
- the LOC140005246 gene encoding cucumisin-like isoform X4, whose translation MAKSNPVSRPWLFLLAAAFISSFVSAEPDGNKKQYIVYMGDRPQGDFSASSQHSSLLQAALGSTRASDSLVYSYKRSFNGFVAKLTEEEMERLADMEGVVSVFPNGKKQLHTSRSWDFLGFPENAERNTVESDIIVGMLDTGIWPESESFDDSGFGPPPSKWKGNCETSDNFTCNNKIIGAKHYYLDGDQPLDEGEFASPRDSAGHGSHTASIAAGRMVKGASLYGLRSGTARGGVPSARIAVYKICWKDHCSDANVLAAFDDAIADGVDIISISVGGKLSVDYFEDSISIAAFHAMKHGILTSVSAGNLGYGTGGYLTNYSPWSLTVAPSTIDRKFVTNVRLGNGEVYKGVSINTFDLNGEYYPLVKGEDVLETGGDGNKTSRYGMPGSLGGDAQYSGKIVFSELSNGWAFATDGGAVGSIMQWDSGNDDASTYPISAAVLDQDPGNKVLNYITSTSNATATIDKSIEVGDIPAPFIASFSSRGPNPITVDILKPDISAPGVDILAAWSEATTVTGYAGDKRVVKYNFDSGTSMACPHATGAAAFVKSYNPTLSPAAIKSALMTTATIISAERDVDAEFAYGSGQINPLKAIHPGLVYDIEEADFVSFLCGQDYNITTLQLITGDSSVSCSKEKNISVWDLNYPAFTLSTPSGLVTRVFRRTLTNVADVGSTYKATITSAPELNIHVNPAALSFESFGEKQSFTVTVTANVTKHVTSGSLVWDDGVHQVRSPVVATSFQSARDENFIGSLLSGESSYEDFHAPSGTKSPYMKA comes from the exons ATGGCCAAATCAAATCCAGTATCAAGACCTTGGCTTTTCCTTCTTGCTGCAGCATTTATCAGTTCATTCGTTAGCGCAGAGCCTGATGgcaataaaaag CAATATATTGTTTACATGGGTGATCGTCCACAAGGAGATTTCTCAGCTTCATCCCAACACTCAAGCTTGCTACAAGCAGCACTGGGCAG CACCAGGGCATCAGATTCCCTAGTCTACAGCTACAAGAGAAGCTTCAATGGTTTCGTCGCAAAGCTGACTGAAGAAGAGATGGAAAGACTAGCCG ACATGGAGGGGGTAGTCTCAGTTTTTCCAAATGGGAAAAAACAACTCCATACATCAAGGTCATGGGACTTCTTGGGCTTTCCTGAGAACGCTGAGAGAAATACTGTTGAAAGCGATATCATCGTAGGCATGCTAGACACTGGAATTTGGCCGGAATCTGAGAGCTTCGATGACTCGGGATTCGGTCCACCTCCAAGCAAATGGAAAGGCAATTGCGAAACTTCAGACAACTTCACCTGTAACAA CAAAATTATTGGAGCAAAACACTATTATCTAGATGGGGATCAGCCATTAGATGAAGGAGAATTTGCTTCACCTAGAGATTCTGCAGGTCATGGATCCCACACTGCATCCATAGCTGCCGGACGCATGGTAAAAGGGGCAAGTTTGTACGGCCTTCGTTCAGGGACAGCTCGAGGAGGGGTACCTTCTGCAAGAATAGCCGTTTACAAAATTTGTTGGAAAGATCATTGTTCGGACGCTAATGTTCTTGCAGCGTTCGACGATGCAATAGCCGATGGTGTTGACATAATATCCATATCAGTTGGAGGAAAATTGTCTGTTGATTACTTCGAAGATTCTATCAGcattgctgcatttcatgctaTGAAGCATGGAATCCTCACATCAGTCTCAGCTGGTAATTTGGGATACGGTACAGGGGGTTACCTCACTAATTACTCACCTTGGTCCCTCACTGTCGCTCCAAGTACCATAGATAGGAAATTTGTCACAAATGTGCGATTGGGAAATGGCGAAGTCTATAAG GGAGTCTCCATAAATACTTTCGACCTCAATGGCGAATATTACCCGCTCGTCAAGGGTGAGGATGTCCTTGAAACTGGTGGTGATGGAAataaaaccag CAGGTATGGCATGCCAGGATCATTGGGCGGCGACGCTCAGTATAGCGGAAAAATTGTCTTTAGCGAGCTCTCCAATGGTTGGGCGTTCGCAACTGACGGAGGTGCAGTCGGAAGTATAATGCAATGGGATTCTGGCAACGATGATGCCAGCACTTACCCCATATCTGCAGCTGTTTTGGACCAAGATCCTGGCAATAAAGTTCTTAATTACATTACTTCCACAAG TAATGCGACTGCAACCATTGACAAGAGTATTGAAGTCGGGGACATACCTGCTCCATTTATCGCTTCATTTTCATCAAGGGGACCAAATCCAATCACCGTGGACATTCTCAAG CCTGACATAAGTGCACCTGGGGTGGACATTCTAGCTGCATGGTCGGAGGCCACCACAGTGACGGGCTACGCAGGAGATAAAAGGGTAGTTAAATACAACTTCGACTCTGGGACATCCATGGCTTGTCCTCATGCTACGGGTGCAGCTGCTTTTGTTAAATCTTATAATCCTACCTTGTCCCCTGCTGCTATCAAATCGGCACTTATGACGACAG CAACAATTATAAGTGCAGAAAGGGATGTAGATGCTGAATTTGCTTATGGATCTGGTCAAATAAATCCCCTGAAAGCTATCCATCCCGGCTTAGTTTACGATATAGAAGAGGCAGATTTCGTGAGTTTCTTGTGCGGTCAGGATTACAACATCACAACTCTGCAACTCATCACCGGTGATAGCAGTGTTTCTTGcagcaaagaaaagaatataTCAGTCTGGGATCTGAATTACCCTGCATTTACACTTTCTACCCCTTCTGGACTAGTCACTCGGGTTTTTCGCAGGACCCTCACAAATGTTGCCGATGTTGGATCAACTTACAAGGCAACTATTACTTCTGCACCTGAACTAAACATTCATGTGAATCCCGCGGCTCTTTCCTTTGAATCTTTTGGGGAAAAGCAGTCATTTACCGTGACAGTTACAGCAAATGTTACCAAGCATGTAACTTCAGGCTCTTTGGTGTGGGATGATGGGGTGCATCAAGTTAGAAGCCCCGTTGTTGCAACTTCTTTCCAAAGCGCCAGGGATGAAAATTTTATTGGTAGTCTCTTGAGTGGAGAATCTTCATATGAAGACTTCCACGCTCCTTC GGGCACAAAGTCTCCATACATGAAGGCATAA
- the LOC140005247 gene encoding uncharacterized protein, whose protein sequence is MASLSSLLKSLSFLSLSDQNPSLSLKPHQKVQNPCSPQLPFSSSSSFPPQFLLSTANPSPDQQSPLNPLPKTPINPQFYPAADYSPSPSFESLIICPSLAYANVYFFKDNFRIVCGENESEHQIADRFMRATARSGVFYEMKRRRFFQTPREEKKMKSQLAAKRLKRSKMRAARFREAEPKKPRILMDPIEEKKRNARIAAKRRSSKKRSQRKEAKEKKELIAKKESYISDDDNWEFVDV, encoded by the exons ATGGCATCATTGTCATCCCTCCTAAAATCCCTCTCTTTCCTTTCCCTCTCAGACCAAAATCCATCCCTTTCCCTTAAACCCCACCAAAAGGTCCAAAACCCCTGCTCTCCACAACTCCCTTTTTCTTCATCCTCGTCTTTCCCTCCCCAATTTCTTCTTTCCACTGCAAACCCATCACCCGACCAGCAATCCCCTTTGAACCCACTTCCCAAAACTCCCATTAATCCCCAATTTTACCCTGCTGCTGATTATTCTCCTTCTCCCTCTTTTGAGTCCCTGATCATATGCCCGTCACTTGCCTATGCAAATGTATACTTCTTCAAAGATAACTTCCGCATTGTCTGCGGCGAAAATGAATCTGAGCATCAGATTGCTGACCGCTTCATGAGAGCTACGGCGAGGTCTGGCGTCTTTTATGAAATGAAGCGCAGGAGATTCTTCCAAACCCCTagggaggagaagaaaatgaagtCTCAGCTCGCTGCCAAACGTCTGAAAAG GTCAAAGATGAGGGCTGCCAGGTTCCGAGAAGCTGAGCCAAAGAAACCAAGAATCTTGATGGACCCAATTGAAGAGAAGAAGAGGAATGCTCGAATTGCTGCCAAACGACGCTCCTCCAAAAA GCGCTCACAGAGGAAGGAAGccaaagagaaaaaggagctgATTGCGAAGAAGGAAAGCTACATCTCAGACGATGATAATTGGGAGTTTGTCGACGTATAA
- the LOC140005246 gene encoding cucumisin-like isoform X2, which yields MAKSNPVSRPWLFLLAAAFISSFVSAEPDGNKKQYIVYMGDRPQGDFSASSQHSSLLQAALGSTRASDSLVYSYKRSFNGFVAKLTEEEMERLADMEGVVSVFPNGKKQLHTSRSWDFLGFPENAERNTVESDIIVGMLDTGIWPESESFDDSGFGPPPSKWKGNCETSDNFTCNNKIIGAKHYYLDGDQPLDEGEFASPRDSAGHGSHTASIAAGRMVKGASLYGLRSGTARGGVPSARIAVYKICWKDHCSDANVLAAFDDAIADGVDIISISVGGKLSVDYFEDSISIAAFHAMKHGILTSVSAGNLGYGTGGYLTNYSPWSLTVAPSTIDRKFVTNVRLGNGEVYKGVSINTFDLNGEYYPLVKGEDVLETGGDGNKTRYGMPGSLGGDAQYSGKIVFSELSNGWAFATDGGAVGSIMQWDSGNDDASTYPISAAVLDQDPGNKVLNYITSTSNATATIDKSIEVGDIPAPFIASFSSRGPNPITVDILKPDISAPGVDILAAWSEATTVTGYAGDKRVVKYNFDSGTSMACPHATGAAAFVKSYNPTLSPAAIKSALMTTATIISAERDVDAEFAYGSGQINPLKAIHPGLVYDIEEADFVSFLCGQDYNITTLQLITGDSSVSCSKEKNISVWDLNYPAFTLSTPSGLVTRVFRRTLTNVADVGSTYKATITSAPELNIHVNPAALSFESFGEKQSFTVTVTANVTKHVTSGSLVWDDGVHQVRSPVVATSFQSARDENFIGSLLSGESSYEDFHAPSFCCRGTKSPYMKA from the exons ATGGCCAAATCAAATCCAGTATCAAGACCTTGGCTTTTCCTTCTTGCTGCAGCATTTATCAGTTCATTCGTTAGCGCAGAGCCTGATGgcaataaaaag CAATATATTGTTTACATGGGTGATCGTCCACAAGGAGATTTCTCAGCTTCATCCCAACACTCAAGCTTGCTACAAGCAGCACTGGGCAG CACCAGGGCATCAGATTCCCTAGTCTACAGCTACAAGAGAAGCTTCAATGGTTTCGTCGCAAAGCTGACTGAAGAAGAGATGGAAAGACTAGCCG ACATGGAGGGGGTAGTCTCAGTTTTTCCAAATGGGAAAAAACAACTCCATACATCAAGGTCATGGGACTTCTTGGGCTTTCCTGAGAACGCTGAGAGAAATACTGTTGAAAGCGATATCATCGTAGGCATGCTAGACACTGGAATTTGGCCGGAATCTGAGAGCTTCGATGACTCGGGATTCGGTCCACCTCCAAGCAAATGGAAAGGCAATTGCGAAACTTCAGACAACTTCACCTGTAACAA CAAAATTATTGGAGCAAAACACTATTATCTAGATGGGGATCAGCCATTAGATGAAGGAGAATTTGCTTCACCTAGAGATTCTGCAGGTCATGGATCCCACACTGCATCCATAGCTGCCGGACGCATGGTAAAAGGGGCAAGTTTGTACGGCCTTCGTTCAGGGACAGCTCGAGGAGGGGTACCTTCTGCAAGAATAGCCGTTTACAAAATTTGTTGGAAAGATCATTGTTCGGACGCTAATGTTCTTGCAGCGTTCGACGATGCAATAGCCGATGGTGTTGACATAATATCCATATCAGTTGGAGGAAAATTGTCTGTTGATTACTTCGAAGATTCTATCAGcattgctgcatttcatgctaTGAAGCATGGAATCCTCACATCAGTCTCAGCTGGTAATTTGGGATACGGTACAGGGGGTTACCTCACTAATTACTCACCTTGGTCCCTCACTGTCGCTCCAAGTACCATAGATAGGAAATTTGTCACAAATGTGCGATTGGGAAATGGCGAAGTCTATAAG GGAGTCTCCATAAATACTTTCGACCTCAATGGCGAATATTACCCGCTCGTCAAGGGTGAGGATGTCCTTGAAACTGGTGGTGATGGAAataaaaccag GTATGGCATGCCAGGATCATTGGGCGGCGACGCTCAGTATAGCGGAAAAATTGTCTTTAGCGAGCTCTCCAATGGTTGGGCGTTCGCAACTGACGGAGGTGCAGTCGGAAGTATAATGCAATGGGATTCTGGCAACGATGATGCCAGCACTTACCCCATATCTGCAGCTGTTTTGGACCAAGATCCTGGCAATAAAGTTCTTAATTACATTACTTCCACAAG TAATGCGACTGCAACCATTGACAAGAGTATTGAAGTCGGGGACATACCTGCTCCATTTATCGCTTCATTTTCATCAAGGGGACCAAATCCAATCACCGTGGACATTCTCAAG CCTGACATAAGTGCACCTGGGGTGGACATTCTAGCTGCATGGTCGGAGGCCACCACAGTGACGGGCTACGCAGGAGATAAAAGGGTAGTTAAATACAACTTCGACTCTGGGACATCCATGGCTTGTCCTCATGCTACGGGTGCAGCTGCTTTTGTTAAATCTTATAATCCTACCTTGTCCCCTGCTGCTATCAAATCGGCACTTATGACGACAG CAACAATTATAAGTGCAGAAAGGGATGTAGATGCTGAATTTGCTTATGGATCTGGTCAAATAAATCCCCTGAAAGCTATCCATCCCGGCTTAGTTTACGATATAGAAGAGGCAGATTTCGTGAGTTTCTTGTGCGGTCAGGATTACAACATCACAACTCTGCAACTCATCACCGGTGATAGCAGTGTTTCTTGcagcaaagaaaagaatataTCAGTCTGGGATCTGAATTACCCTGCATTTACACTTTCTACCCCTTCTGGACTAGTCACTCGGGTTTTTCGCAGGACCCTCACAAATGTTGCCGATGTTGGATCAACTTACAAGGCAACTATTACTTCTGCACCTGAACTAAACATTCATGTGAATCCCGCGGCTCTTTCCTTTGAATCTTTTGGGGAAAAGCAGTCATTTACCGTGACAGTTACAGCAAATGTTACCAAGCATGTAACTTCAGGCTCTTTGGTGTGGGATGATGGGGTGCATCAAGTTAGAAGCCCCGTTGTTGCAACTTCTTTCCAAAGCGCCAGGGATGAAAATTTTATTGGTAGTCTCTTGAGTGGAGAATCTTCATATGAAGACTTCCACGCTCCTTC TTTCTGTTGCAGGGGCACAAAGTCTCCATACATGAAGGCATAA